In a genomic window of Vairimorpha necatrix chromosome 12, complete sequence:
- a CDS encoding putative SP-containing protein, translating into MMYLIAISTIIKLQLSIFIAITEATNIDLVKCETILDNPYSLQNNLQNNKDEYKEIARTLFDAVLEKMNFPFKIFHKSKSNQMIEYVIDLADMDASKYIEGLENNIDISKYAASKEKSLLRLHKEISNHTKLLFQTLLCINFKMGKLKLLTVKNILDKHVRKTFDAKNSYFNQIFSEDAQKRIIDDLYATIGPQNQFVDEKRKMDDSMMDKFVNTGEDNNDEETSNNNDSKHINNEKDRSYTEETNDNKMEENNNHNTTAKEDISDVDKPDNDDNKQMNDDIEKEIRHEEEGNYNNSGECNNKNLTEKDISSKKLNMNTQENNNNMMDNTNITNEDHMDKKEEERISRIEKHLNMHRNGSYNMIDDTNNSAITFYSNSCPMLVASLASLLATHQLGNDYLLN; encoded by the coding sequence ATGATGTATTTAATTGCAATATCTAccattataaaattacagCTATCGATATTTATCGCCATAACAGAGGCAACAAACATTGATTTAGTGAAATGTGAAACGATACTAGATAATCCTTACtctttacaaaataatcTTCAGAATAACAAAGATGAATATAAAGAGATAGCAAGAACACTATTTGACGCTGTTTtggaaaaaatgaattttccttttaaaatctttcaCAAGTCAAAGTCGAATCAGATGATAGAATATGTAATTGATCTGGCAGATATGGATGCTAGTAAATATATTGAAGGtctagaaaataatatcgATATCTCAAAATATGCGGCAAGTAAAGAAAAATCGCTTCTTAGGTTGCACaaagaaatttcaaatCATACTAAACTATTATTTCAAACCTTGttatgtataaatttcaaaatggGAAAACTTAAACTTCTTAcagttaaaaatattcttgaTAAACACGTAAGAAAAACATTCGATgcaaaaaattcttattttaatcaaatttttagtgAAGATGCTCAGAAACGCATCATTGATGATTTATACGCTACCATTGGTCCCCAAAACCAATTTGTTGACGAAAAGAGAAAAATGGACGATTCTATGATGGATAAATTTGTTAATACTGGAGAAGATAATAATGATGAGGAAACTTCCAATAACAATGACAGTAAACAcataaataatgaaaaagaTAGAAGTTATACGGAAGAAACcaatgataataaaatggaagaaaataataaccATAATACTACTGCTAAAGAAGATATTAGTGATGTAGATAAACCCGATAACGATGACAATAAACAAATGAATGATGATAtcgaaaaagaaattaggCATGAGGAAGAAGGCAATTATAATAACAGTGGGGAATGCAATAATAAGAATTTAACTGAAAAAGATATTagtagtaaaaaattaaatatgaacACTCAAGAAAACAACAACAATATGATGGATAATACTAATATTACTAATGAAGATCATATGgacaaaaaagaagaagaaagaattaGTCGCATAGAAAAGCATTTAAACATGCATCGAAATGGCAGTTATAATATGATTGATGATACCAATAATTCAGCCATAACGTTTTATAGTAATTCGTGTCCTATGCTTGTTGCGAGTCTTGCATCACTATTAGCAACTCATCAGTTAGGTAATGATTATcttttgaattaa